The following proteins are co-located in the Sulfurovum sp. TSL6 genome:
- a CDS encoding stress protein, tellurium resistance protein TerZ has translation MRQIKIIYVTLLSIFILCAQNAIAKEYEVPPTSSTRGHVPYISDQAMEVCIKLYNEAKWLDKEISNTQVNQYSQASVDAYNNKVSHHSQMINDFNRNCAGKQSESAYKAAQKLNNK, from the coding sequence ATGAGACAAATAAAAATTATTTATGTAACTCTACTGTCTATATTTATTTTATGTGCTCAAAATGCTATTGCTAAAGAATATGAAGTTCCTCCTACATCTAGTACACGTGGACATGTACCTTACATTTCGGATCAAGCTATGGAAGTATGTATCAAGCTTTATAATGAGGCTAAATGGCTCGATAAAGAAATTAGCAATACTCAGGTCAATCAGTATAGTCAAGCTTCTGTCGATGCCTATAACAATAAAGTAAGCCATCATAGTCAAATGATTAATGACTTTAATAGAAATTGTGCGGGAAAACAATCTGAATCTGCCTATAAAGCTGCACAAAAGTTGAATAATAAATAA